A genomic region of Candidatus Omnitrophota bacterium contains the following coding sequences:
- a CDS encoding DNA translocase FtsK, which translates to MIEARYRLGDNQEETGVVIFSACSVRKHVESKVWSEVGLLVKRTTNGQFSASSAAWSIVTAKRYFSARRTTLLLQRRLKIGYGRAARMLDLMEERGIVGPPRGNKPREVVMNNLT; encoded by the coding sequence ATGATCGAAGCCCGATATCGGCTTGGAGATAACCAAGAGGAAACCGGAGTAGTCATCTTTAGCGCCTGTTCTGTGCGCAAGCATGTGGAGAGTAAGGTTTGGTCTGAAGTCGGCCTTCTTGTTAAACGAACGACGAACGGCCAATTTTCGGCATCGTCGGCTGCATGGTCAATTGTTACCGCGAAGAGATATTTCAGCGCACGCCGTACGACTTTACTCTTACAGCGGCGGCTGAAGATCGGATATGGCCGCGCCGCGCGCATGTTGGACTTAATGGAAGAACGCGGCATCGTAGGCCCCCCGCGCGGCAACAAACCCCGCGAAGTAGTGATGAACAATCTTACCTAA
- a CDS encoding dockerin type I domain-containing protein, whose protein sequence is MFHNPYRIMIPTPRKMGRKIAGFLAGLFLFAVQAGQAQNITPMPTKIPVDYAQKTGKKPTAIRALAIESQEISGARLEASSDSRIVFSSLADSSSDNKRFYYLDLKTKKIWDTEEDGVPGSVILPQDGRYMIFLHDEYSSNRDINGDGIVNTVLRYYHFDFSQKINIGVPARSATPLPGESRSGFEYKLNNNLLAFSISKSSNNLSYDKTAPWSVMDLTKFVYAIEGTPTPTPTPAKTPTPTPPLTATPTPMPTATPNLRTRADINGDGAVNAIDLLILRMFWFQ, encoded by the coding sequence ATGTTTCATAATCCTTATCGAATCATGATTCCGACTCCTCGTAAAATGGGCAGGAAAATCGCAGGTTTTCTCGCCGGGCTTTTCCTTTTCGCCGTCCAAGCGGGACAGGCTCAGAATATTACGCCCATGCCAACGAAAATCCCCGTGGATTACGCCCAAAAGACGGGGAAAAAGCCGACGGCGATCCGTGCGCTAGCCATCGAAAGCCAGGAGATCAGCGGCGCCCGATTGGAAGCCTCGTCCGATTCGCGCATCGTGTTTTCCAGTCTTGCCGATAGCAGTTCCGACAACAAGCGTTTTTATTACTTGGATTTGAAAACCAAAAAAATATGGGATACGGAAGAGGACGGCGTTCCCGGATCGGTCATTCTTCCCCAAGACGGGCGATATATGATATTTCTTCACGACGAATATTCTTCGAATCGGGATATCAACGGCGACGGCATCGTCAATACGGTTTTGCGCTATTATCATTTCGATTTCTCCCAAAAAATCAACATCGGCGTTCCCGCCCGCAGCGCCACTCCACTGCCCGGGGAAAGCCGTTCCGGTTTCGAGTATAAATTGAATAACAACCTTCTTGCTTTTTCCATTTCAAAAAGTTCCAACAATCTGAGTTACGATAAAACCGCGCCCTGGAGCGTCATGGATCTCACGAAATTCGTTTACGCCATCGAAGGAACCCCAACGCCTACTCCCACCCCTGCGAAAACGCCCACGCCAACGCCGCCATTAACGGCGACTCCAACTCCTATGCCCACGGCGACGCCTAATCTGCGCACGCGAGCCGATATTAACGGCGACGGCGCCGTCAATGCCATTGATTTATTGATTTTGCGCATGTTTTGGTTTCAATGA
- a CDS encoding MBL fold metallo-hydrolase, whose protein sequence is MILFQPFFHKEANEANTYIVGCERTGEAILVDAGSDSPQYDAFLQQKNARLTGIFLTHHHWDHDGALASIFQRHDVPVYSFTGSTPKGKAVQEGAKIPIGRLNARVLQTTGHTPNSISLVVENVLVFVGDALFAGSIGGTSNEAAKREEIENIRTKIFILPDETLLCPGHGPLTTVGIEKNANPFFG, encoded by the coding sequence ATGATTCTCTTCCAGCCCTTTTTTCATAAAGAGGCGAACGAAGCCAATACTTATATTGTTGGCTGTGAGAGGACGGGAGAGGCGATTCTCGTGGATGCGGGCAGCGATTCGCCGCAGTACGACGCTTTCCTGCAACAAAAGAACGCCCGATTGACGGGGATATTTCTCACGCACCATCATTGGGATCACGACGGCGCGCTCGCTTCCATCTTCCAACGGCACGACGTTCCCGTCTATTCCTTCACCGGTTCCACGCCGAAAGGGAAAGCCGTCCAAGAAGGCGCAAAGATTCCAATAGGCCGACTCAACGCCCGCGTATTACAGACTACAGGCCACACGCCGAACTCGATATCGCTGGTAGTGGAGAATGTGCTCGTCTTTGTAGGAGATGCTCTTTTCGCCGGATCAATCGGCGGAACCTCCAACGAAGCGGCGAAGCGCGAAGAGATCGAAAACATCCGAACCAAGATTTTTATCCTGCCGGATGAAACTCTCCTATGCCCCGGCCACGGCCCCCTAACCACTGTAGGCATCGAAAAAAACGCCAATCCGTTTTTTGGATAG
- a CDS encoding pentapeptide repeat-containing protein, which produces MNDSLNLNLFFRFIPCAAKGWPHLALTGESVCWEALDDRAAYKRKVLGALRRSCSLAGWILAGVDFSGEDFRGADLFSACLARCDFSRADLSGANLSHAHLEAAILREANLAEANLEFAILGRADLRRANLAGARLQRSNLVGVLAQEADCSRAMFYYSRPGNADFSRSVFYGADITRAIFRRARLIGADLSGAIGTANFENADLTGAKR; this is translated from the coding sequence ATGAACGATAGCCTAAACCTCAATCTCTTCTTTCGCTTTATACCCTGCGCGGCGAAGGGATGGCCCCATCTGGCGCTGACGGGCGAGTCCGTCTGCTGGGAAGCGTTGGACGATCGAGCGGCGTATAAGCGCAAGGTTCTCGGCGCTCTACGGCGGAGCTGTTCTTTAGCGGGATGGATATTGGCGGGAGTGGATTTTTCCGGCGAAGATTTTCGCGGCGCCGATCTCTTCAGCGCTTGTTTGGCGCGATGCGATTTTTCCCGCGCCGATCTTTCCGGCGCCAATCTCTCCCACGCCCATCTGGAAGCGGCGATTTTGCGCGAAGCCAATCTGGCGGAAGCAAACCTCGAATTCGCCATCCTGGGACGCGCCGACCTCCGCCGCGCCAACCTCGCCGGAGCGCGCTTGCAACGCTCCAATCTTGTCGGAGTCCTGGCGCAGGAAGCCGATTGCTCCCGCGCCATGTTTTATTATTCCCGTCCCGGCAACGCCGATTTTTCCCGCTCCGTCTTTTACGGCGCCGATATTACCCGAGCTATCTTCCGCCGCGCCCGGCTGATTGGCGCCGACCTTTCCGGCGCCATAGGAACCGCCAATTTCGAAAATGCGGATTTGACGGGAGCCAAGCGATGA
- a CDS encoding DUF4416 family protein, which yields MGKFTPPTPVKPIFGVLYRDAAVFEEALKRIEGRFGPIDYLSEPFPFVETDYYRKEMGENLVRRYLSLQNLISPEKIAEFKIVTNRWEEEWTENGSRRINLDPGYMALQHLALLSTKPFSHRIYLGQGIYAEVTMIYQKDGFAKLPWTYADYYNHRDVLQEIRRNLKAQLRRGGELRRE from the coding sequence TTGGGAAAATTCACGCCGCCTACTCCCGTCAAACCTATCTTCGGCGTTCTTTATCGCGATGCCGCCGTTTTCGAGGAAGCCTTGAAGCGGATTGAGGGGCGGTTCGGCCCTATCGATTATCTCAGCGAGCCGTTTCCCTTCGTGGAGACGGATTATTATCGAAAGGAGATGGGGGAAAATCTCGTCCGGCGCTACCTGTCGCTGCAAAACCTCATCTCGCCGGAAAAGATCGCCGAGTTCAAAATCGTCACCAATCGATGGGAAGAGGAATGGACCGAGAACGGTTCGCGGCGGATCAATCTCGATCCCGGCTATATGGCGCTGCAACATCTGGCGCTGCTCAGCACCAAGCCTTTCAGCCACCGCATTTATCTCGGCCAGGGCATCTACGCCGAAGTGACGATGATCTACCAAAAAGACGGTTTCGCCAAACTGCCGTGGACTTACGCCGATTACTACAACCACCGCGACGTTCTGCAGGAAATCCGGCGCAATCTGAAAGCGCAGCTGCGGCGCGGGGGAGAATTGCGACGAGAATAA
- the arsS gene encoding arsenosugar biosynthesis radical SAM (seleno)protein ArsS (Some members of this family are selenoproteins.), with protein sequence MNDFERRILETMSSSLRCADLDTIQANIGLVCNQECVHCHVAASPRRRESMSWEIMEMVAEAARKSRCRLIDITGGAPELHPHFLRFVELLRQEGFLTQVRTNLTVLLEPEMKDIPAFLRDRQIPLAASLPCYLEKNVDSQRGAGVYAKSIQALLLLNSYGYGIEPELPLNLVYNPLGPLLPPKQAALQEDYRRELKVRFGVEFTHLICIANMPIGRFLAALRQQKKDGEYLRLLMDSFNPETLDYLMCRHQINVNWDGTLFDCDFNLALRWGVDASVPRHIRDFDPAVLVHRPIVTGEHCFGCTAGCGSSCSGSLIHSLA encoded by the coding sequence ATGAACGATTTCGAGCGGCGGATATTGGAAACAATGAGTTCTTCTTTGCGCTGCGCCGATTTGGATACGATCCAAGCGAATATTGGATTAGTTTGCAACCAGGAATGCGTACATTGTCATGTCGCCGCCTCTCCCCGCCGCCGCGAATCGATGAGTTGGGAAATCATGGAGATGGTCGCCGAGGCGGCTCGTAAAAGCCGTTGCCGCCTGATCGATATCACCGGCGGCGCGCCTGAACTCCATCCCCATTTTCTCCGGTTTGTGGAACTTTTACGCCAAGAAGGTTTTTTAACGCAAGTCCGCACCAATCTCACGGTTCTTTTGGAACCTGAAATGAAGGACATACCCGCCTTCTTACGCGATCGGCAAATTCCTCTGGCCGCTTCCCTGCCCTGTTATCTTGAGAAAAATGTCGACTCGCAGCGCGGAGCGGGGGTTTACGCCAAAAGCATTCAGGCGCTGCTATTGTTGAATTCTTATGGATACGGGATCGAACCCGAATTGCCTTTGAACCTGGTTTACAATCCCCTCGGCCCTTTGCTTCCCCCCAAACAAGCTGCATTGCAGGAAGATTACCGCCGCGAACTGAAAGTGCGCTTTGGCGTTGAATTCACCCATCTTATCTGCATCGCCAACATGCCCATCGGGCGTTTCCTCGCCGCGTTGCGCCAGCAGAAAAAAGACGGAGAGTACTTGCGGCTCCTCATGGATTCTTTCAATCCCGAAACGCTGGACTATCTGATGTGCCGCCATCAAATCAACGTGAATTGGGACGGGACGCTTTTCGATTGCGACTTCAACCTGGCGCTGCGTTGGGGCGTCGATGCTTCCGTCCCCCGTCATATCCGCGATTTCGATCCCGCCGTTCTCGTCCATCGCCCCATCGTTACCGGCGAACATTGTTTCGGCTGCACGGCCGGCTGCGGATCCTCTTGTTCGGGATCGCTAATCCATTCGCTTGCGTGA
- a CDS encoding ATP-binding protein, translating into MDKRLQFQIKSKIENIYPVERTILDQAKEYEFDSEACFNLRLAMDEAFLNAIIHGNRNAEEKDILVEAAFKSNCIAVTVRDEGDGFDRTKLIDPREVANLFKTHGRGVFLITQFTHEVRFNDKGNEITFIVQRSRPASILQSH; encoded by the coding sequence ATGGATAAAAGACTCCAATTCCAAATCAAAAGCAAGATAGAGAACATCTATCCTGTGGAGCGGACTATTCTGGATCAGGCTAAGGAATACGAATTCGACAGCGAGGCCTGCTTCAATCTTCGGTTGGCGATGGACGAGGCGTTCCTCAACGCCATCATCCACGGCAACCGCAACGCGGAGGAAAAAGATATTCTGGTGGAAGCCGCTTTCAAATCCAATTGCATTGCCGTTACTGTCAGGGATGAGGGCGATGGTTTCGATCGTACCAAACTCATCGACCCCAGAGAAGTTGCCAATCTATTCAAAACCCATGGACGCGGCGTTTTTCTCATCACGCAATTTACTCATGAAGTGCGTTTCAACGATAAAGGAAACGAGATCACTTTCATCGTGCAGCGTTCCCGTCCCGCCTCTATTTTACAATCCCATTGA
- a CDS encoding BlaI/MecI/CopY family transcriptional regulator, translating to MTRKSIHDLGELQKTIMEIIWDLGEATARQIQEKIGKKKKYAYTSILTMMQRLEKSGWLKHRKEGNAYIYQPAFSLEQERTRSLKKVTDLVFKGDARLLFQHLVQAENLSDEDLIALKKIIDEKRKEKNRG from the coding sequence ATGACGCGAAAATCGATACATGATCTGGGAGAACTTCAGAAAACCATCATGGAAATAATCTGGGATTTGGGCGAAGCCACGGCGCGCCAAATCCAAGAAAAAATCGGCAAAAAAAAGAAATACGCTTATACATCGATTCTAACCATGATGCAGCGTTTGGAAAAATCCGGTTGGCTGAAACACCGGAAAGAGGGCAACGCCTATATTTATCAACCGGCGTTCTCGCTTGAACAGGAACGTACTCGTTCTTTGAAGAAAGTCACCGATCTCGTGTTTAAAGGCGACGCCCGGCTTTTGTTTCAACACCTTGTCCAAGCGGAAAACCTCAGCGATGAAGACTTAATAGCGCTAAAAAAGATCATTGACGAGAAGAGAAAGGAGAAGAACCGTGGCTAA
- a CDS encoding DNA translocase FtsK, translating into MTVHTQEAVADAWREMDGDRRREILSVPLFALALISLLALLSYTPADMSAYQSWGGEQPIHNWIGKPGAWLANSIIFLFGAAGYSLPAWLLFWGIDRLRNGSNSSIRFLRIAGCLLLLIATSSFLGLASSSVNRSLSDEQLWRIGGALGYTLCKRLAQLGQAGAFIVNLSLMAVTALFCTPILFANAVRRAAETITSLGARTQLDDEDCEEDYEACEDESTSSLKRYSGNRIVLQPLREGCGIDAEPMISIEGDNWRELDSERAAALPPLEIKDSGELRIVTREEEPSAEIDLGVNLIQTPTHDDYQLPPITLLEKPENARPEVEREEIIYNSQILEQTLKDFNIAAKVVEVNYGPTITCYELEPAPGIKISRIENLVNDITRALKAISVRIVAPIPGKGTVGVEVPNRTRLDVLLRELIACEAYQKKKSKLNIGLGKTISGEPYITDLVKAPHLLVAGATGSGKSVCINTIITSILYNAAPHEVKLLLVDPKQVELALYKDIPHLLSPVVTDCRKAGAALRWAVEEMETRYRYLKKASVRNIKEYNAKRMAQQMKELPETESSTVLPGFLPYIVIIIDELADLMMVVRAEVEAAIARLAAMARAVGIHLVLATQRPSVDVLTGVIKNNFPARIAFQVSSTTDSRTILDMKGAESLMGRGDMLFSPGGANKPIRIQGAFISTEEVEEVVDFVKSQQDVEYVQEEFTPLEDESAPSGYGGDDTESTDDLYNEAVNIVLENDAASTSLLQRRLKIGYGRAARLLDLMEERGLVGPPRGSKPREVVMNNLP; encoded by the coding sequence ATGACGGTGCATACCCAAGAAGCCGTGGCCGATGCTTGGCGGGAAATGGACGGCGACCGGCGCCGGGAAATTCTTTCCGTTCCCTTGTTCGCGCTGGCGTTAATTTCCCTGTTGGCGCTGCTTTCCTACACTCCCGCCGACATGTCCGCCTATCAAAGTTGGGGCGGAGAACAACCGATTCATAACTGGATCGGCAAACCGGGCGCCTGGCTGGCGAATTCGATCATTTTTCTCTTTGGCGCGGCGGGGTATTCTCTACCAGCCTGGCTGCTGTTTTGGGGAATCGACCGTCTGCGAAACGGATCCAATTCGTCTATCCGCTTTTTACGTATCGCGGGATGCTTGCTACTGTTAATCGCGACTTCGAGTTTTTTAGGACTCGCGTCTTCCTCCGTCAACCGCAGCCTAAGCGACGAACAATTGTGGCGCATAGGCGGGGCTTTGGGGTATACGCTCTGCAAACGGCTGGCGCAATTAGGCCAGGCGGGGGCGTTCATCGTCAATCTTTCCCTGATGGCGGTAACGGCGCTGTTCTGTACGCCCATTCTCTTTGCCAACGCCGTCAGAAGAGCCGCTGAAACCATAACGTCGCTGGGCGCCAGAACTCAGCTCGATGACGAGGATTGCGAAGAGGATTATGAAGCCTGCGAGGACGAATCGACATCGTCTCTGAAGAGATATTCCGGAAACAGAATCGTCTTGCAACCGTTGCGAGAAGGCTGCGGCATCGATGCGGAACCCATGATTTCCATCGAAGGCGATAACTGGCGCGAACTGGATAGTGAAAGAGCGGCGGCGCTGCCTCCCCTGGAGATAAAAGACAGCGGCGAATTGCGCATCGTCACCCGCGAGGAAGAACCGTCCGCCGAAATCGATCTCGGCGTCAATCTGATTCAAACCCCAACCCATGACGACTATCAACTGCCCCCCATCACTCTGCTGGAAAAGCCGGAAAACGCCCGCCCGGAAGTAGAGCGGGAGGAGATTATCTATAATTCCCAAATCCTGGAACAAACGCTGAAGGATTTCAACATCGCCGCCAAAGTAGTGGAGGTGAATTATGGCCCCACCATCACTTGCTATGAGTTGGAACCGGCGCCGGGCATTAAAATCAGCCGCATCGAAAATCTGGTCAACGACATCACCCGCGCTTTGAAGGCCATCAGCGTGCGCATTGTCGCGCCTATCCCCGGCAAAGGAACGGTGGGCGTGGAAGTGCCTAACCGCACCCGCCTGGACGTGCTGCTGCGGGAACTGATCGCTTGCGAAGCCTATCAGAAGAAAAAGTCGAAACTGAATATTGGCCTGGGTAAAACCATCAGCGGCGAACCCTATATCACCGACCTCGTCAAAGCCCCGCATCTCTTGGTAGCCGGCGCTACCGGTTCGGGCAAATCGGTCTGCATCAATACCATCATTACGTCGATTCTTTATAACGCCGCGCCGCACGAAGTCAAACTGCTGCTCGTCGATCCCAAGCAAGTGGAATTGGCGCTGTACAAAGACATCCCTCATCTCCTCTCCCCCGTGGTCACCGATTGCAGGAAAGCGGGAGCGGCCTTGCGCTGGGCGGTGGAAGAGATGGAAACGCGCTACCGCTATCTCAAAAAAGCCAGCGTGCGCAATATTAAAGAATACAACGCCAAACGCATGGCCCAGCAAATGAAAGAATTGCCGGAAACGGAATCGTCGACTGTCTTGCCCGGCTTTTTGCCCTATATCGTCATCATCATCGACGAACTAGCCGATCTGATGATGGTGGTGCGGGCGGAAGTGGAAGCGGCGATCGCGCGGCTGGCGGCGATGGCGCGCGCGGTAGGCATCCACCTGGTGCTGGCGACGCAACGCCCATCCGTGGACGTTCTGACCGGCGTCATCAAGAATAATTTTCCCGCCCGCATTGCGTTCCAGGTCTCCTCGACCACCGATTCGCGCACGATCCTGGACATGAAAGGCGCCGAGAGCCTCATGGGCCGGGGCGATATGCTCTTCTCGCCCGGCGGCGCCAATAAACCCATCCGCATCCAAGGCGCGTTCATCTCCACCGAGGAAGTGGAAGAAGTCGTGGATTTCGTCAAATCGCAGCAGGATGTGGAGTACGTGCAGGAAGAATTCACTCCCCTCGAAGACGAATCCGCGCCGAGCGGCTATGGCGGCGACGATACCGAATCGACGGACGATTTGTACAACGAGGCCGTAAATATCGTTCTGGAAAACGACGCCGCCTCCACTTCGCTGCTGCAACGGCGGCTGAAGATCGGCTATGGCCGCGCCGCGCGACTGCTGGACTTAATGGAAGAACGCGGCCTCGTCGGCCCCCCGCGCGGCAGCAAACCCCGCGAAGTCGTGATGAACAACCTTCCCTAA
- a CDS encoding phenylacetate--CoA ligase family protein, with the protein MIKIGFIDRLHMLFIRLIDNVQAGILKSYPIFTYIVSHAPQKYGARACGYRAFKEFLIAYRNAPAYKDFLDRCGWTCTTRDANVLFKTLPVSDKANYILPYRTEDRCLHGKFLFKGVVIDESSGATGIPYNWVRSQREREVVKNLIGVYLRYCFGNKKFIVLNTFSMGAWATGFNMALAAQSLGAVKSTGPDIEKILRTLQFFGSKYPYILNGYPPFLKHLFDEGEKRGFAWKDYEIHAIVGGEGMSEGLRDYLLRHARTVFSGYGASDLEIGIGGENPLTVMIRKLCLKDPALKKTLFGGDHRLPMLFQYNPLDHFIEIIDREIVVTISKPWTLSPRIRYNIKDEGGMMTFDDMKERLRLHNIDLFGLERKCNYPRWYLPFLFVYGRKDSTVSVMGANIYPEDVESIIYSDIVLAGSINSFSISLEEDAQGNPRPCFEFELLDINQKDKVEEKLSALLSSGLAKLSLDYKKAQEEYPQAMEPVLRIFRMQEGPFKDNQDRIKKRYVKQNIKKL; encoded by the coding sequence ATGATCAAGATCGGATTCATCGACAGGCTTCATATGTTGTTTATCAGGCTTATTGACAATGTGCAGGCTGGCATTTTGAAAAGCTATCCGATCTTTACTTATATCGTGAGCCACGCTCCCCAAAAATACGGGGCGCGGGCATGCGGTTATCGCGCATTCAAAGAATTCCTTATTGCCTATAGAAATGCGCCTGCGTATAAGGATTTTCTTGATCGGTGCGGCTGGACTTGTACGACGCGCGATGCCAATGTGCTCTTTAAGACGCTGCCTGTCAGCGATAAGGCGAACTATATTTTGCCCTATCGGACAGAGGACAGATGTCTTCATGGAAAGTTTTTGTTTAAAGGCGTTGTGATCGATGAGTCGTCAGGGGCTACCGGGATTCCCTATAATTGGGTGAGAAGCCAGCGAGAGAGGGAGGTCGTTAAGAATCTTATAGGAGTATATTTACGATATTGTTTCGGCAATAAGAAGTTTATTGTTCTCAATACGTTTAGTATGGGGGCATGGGCGACCGGATTCAATATGGCGCTTGCGGCTCAGAGTCTGGGAGCCGTCAAGTCGACCGGTCCCGATATCGAAAAAATTTTGCGTACGCTGCAGTTCTTCGGGAGTAAATATCCCTATATTCTTAACGGCTATCCGCCATTTCTCAAACATCTTTTCGATGAAGGCGAAAAACGGGGATTCGCGTGGAAGGACTATGAGATCCATGCAATTGTCGGCGGCGAGGGGATGTCGGAAGGATTGCGCGATTATTTGTTGCGGCATGCAAGAACGGTATTCTCCGGTTATGGAGCCTCCGACCTTGAGATTGGGATTGGCGGCGAGAATCCTTTGACGGTCATGATTAGAAAACTATGTCTTAAGGATCCGGCGCTTAAGAAAACGCTCTTTGGCGGCGATCATAGGCTGCCGATGTTGTTTCAGTATAACCCCCTCGATCATTTTATCGAGATTATCGACCGCGAAATCGTCGTTACGATAAGCAAGCCGTGGACGCTTTCGCCGCGGATACGATATAACATCAAGGACGAAGGCGGCATGATGACCTTCGACGATATGAAGGAAAGGCTGCGATTGCATAATATCGATTTATTCGGGTTGGAGAGAAAATGCAATTATCCTCGTTGGTATCTGCCGTTTTTATTCGTTTACGGGAGAAAAGATAGTACGGTTTCAGTGATGGGCGCTAACATTTATCCTGAAGATGTAGAAAGTATAATCTATTCGGATATTGTTTTGGCGGGCAGCATTAATTCATTTTCTATTTCGCTGGAAGAAGACGCCCAAGGCAATCCGCGTCCTTGTTTTGAATTTGAGTTATTGGATATAAATCAAAAAGACAAAGTAGAAGAAAAGTTGAGCGCTCTATTATCTTCGGGATTGGCGAAATTGAGTTTGGATTATAAGAAAGCCCAAGAAGAATATCCTCAGGCAATGGAGCCTGTTTTAAGGATTTTTCGTATGCAAGAGGGGCCTTTTAAAGACAATCAAGATCGAATAAAAAAGCGCTATGTTAAACAAAATATAAAGAAGTTATGA
- a CDS encoding septal ring lytic transglycosylase RlpA family protein, which yields MTGLRNSRKNRWLLASFLCALLLFMEGCAAFKIVRVPIPIPTFGLGSGAEKKSAKKPQELAPGETAESGPLVGEASYYGREFHKRTTASGETYNMYAMTAAHPTLPFGTQVRVTNLENRRSVVVRINDRGPFKNGRIIDVSYGVATKLDFVAQGLAQVKLEIL from the coding sequence ATGACAGGGTTGAGAAATTCACGTAAAAACCGATGGCTCTTGGCGTCTTTTCTTTGCGCGCTATTGTTGTTCATGGAAGGCTGTGCGGCTTTTAAGATCGTCCGAGTGCCCATTCCCATCCCCACATTCGGCCTAGGTTCGGGCGCCGAAAAGAAGTCGGCGAAAAAGCCCCAGGAATTAGCGCCGGGCGAAACGGCGGAATCAGGCCCACTGGTCGGCGAAGCCTCGTATTATGGAAGGGAATTCCATAAACGCACCACGGCCAGCGGCGAAACCTACAACATGTACGCCATGACGGCCGCCCACCCCACGCTGCCCTTCGGAACGCAGGTGAGAGTTACCAATTTGGAAAACCGCCGCAGCGTCGTCGTGCGCATAAACGACCGGGGACCGTTCAAAAATGGGCGCATCATCGACGTTTCTTATGGAGTAGCGACGAAGTTGGATTTCGTCGCTCAAGGGCTTGCCCAGGTCAAATTGGAAATCCTCTAA